A genome region from Glycine max cultivar Williams 82 chromosome 5, Glycine_max_v4.0, whole genome shotgun sequence includes the following:
- the LOC100781900 gene encoding transcription termination factor MTERF5, chloroplastic isoform X2: protein MKTFSSIQPPHHFRCTRFFSNTTTRAQLPFPAKVFFCQAKSGIDGSLNLKVVSPTLLVAEKEEAKAVLTLFLKKQGLSNAIAARTSKKSDHFIDHLVSRLHSKHKSWYLAGRELTTLEIRDALIPYLESLFEEHGDILVDVVENYPNPPGKDKSAVLVPPSNPVLDSKKLKAVSRVSETDPDGGNLRPHIVYLMELGMDIEQIRSITRRFPSFAYYSLEGKIKPVVEFFLELGVPKENIPTILTKRPQLCGISLSENLKPTMKFFESLGVDKNQWPKVIYRFPALLTYSRPKVMESIDFLLELGLSEEGIGKILTRCPNIVSYSVEDNLRPTAKYFRSLGVDVGILLFRCPQNFGLSIETNLKPVTEFFLERGYTLEEIGTMISRYGALYTFSLTENLIPKWDFFLTTGYPKSELVKFPQYFGYNLEERIKPRFEIMTKSGVKLLLNQVLSLSSSNFDEALKKKMKKMQVS, encoded by the exons ATGAAGACTTTCTCCTCAATTCAGCCACCCCACCATTTTCGTTGCACAAGATTTTTCTCAAACACTACCACAAG GGCTCAACTTCCCTTTCCTGCAAAGGTCTTCTTTTGCCAGGCAAAATCTG GCATAGATGGATCGTTGAATTTAAAAGTGGTGTCTCCCACTCTATTAGTAGCAGAAAAGGAAGAAGCCAAGGCTGTGTTGACCTTGTTTTTGAAGAAACAAGGTTTGAGCAATGCAATTGCTGCTAGAACCAGCAAGAAGTCAGATCATTTTATTGATCACCTTGTCTCAAGGCTTCACTCTAAACACAAATCTTGGTATCTCGCAG GGAGAGAGCTTACAACTCTAGAGATCAGGGATGCACTTATCCCTTATCTTGAATCTCTTTTTGAAGAGCATGGAGACATCCTAGTGGATGTAGTGGAAAACTATCCAAATCCTCCTGGTAAGGATAAATCGGCTGTGCTGGTTCCTCCTTCTAATCCAGTGTTAGACTCTAAGAAGCTTAAAGCTGTGTCTCGAGTGAGTGAGACAGACCCCGATGGTGGAAATCTTCGCCCTCATATTGTCTATCTCATGGAACTTGGTATGGATATTGAGCAGATTAGGAGTATCACACGACGATTCCCATCTTTTGCCTACTATAGCTTGGAGGGTAAAATTAAGCCAGTGGTTGAGTTTTTTCTTGAACTTGGAGTGCCAAAAGAGAACATTCCCACTATCCTCACTAAAAGACCTCAATTATGTGGAATCAGTCTATCTGAAAATCTTAAACCCACCATGAAGTTTTTCGAATCTTTGGGTGTTGACAAAAACCAATGGCCAAAGGTGATCTATCGCTTCCCAGCACTGCTAACTTATAGCAGGCCAAAAGTGATGGAAAGCATAGATTTTCTCCTTGAATTAGGCCTCTCAGAAGAGGGTATAGGTAAGATTTTAACTCGCTGCCCCAATATTGTTAGTTACAGTGTAGAGGACAATCTCCGACCCACAGCTAAGTACTTCCGTTCTTTGGGGGTTGATGTTGGCATTCTTCTCTTCAGATGCCCACAGAATTTTGGTCTTAGCATTGAGACCAACCTAAAGCCTGTAACAGAATTTTTCTTGGAGAGGGGATACACTTTGGAAGAAATTGGGACCATGATTTCAAGATATGGAGCCTTGTATACATTCAGCTTGACTGAAAATTTGATACCAAAATGGGATTTCTTCTTGACCACAGGTTACCCAAAATCTGAGTTGGTTAAGTTCCCACAATATTTTGGGTACAATTTAGAGGAAAGGATTAAACCTAGATTTGAAATTATGACAAAATCTGGAGTGAAGTTACTGCTGAACCAGGTTCTTTCACTGTCAAGCAGCAACTTTGATGAagccttgaaaaagaaaatgaagaaaatgcaaGTGAGTTAG
- the LOC100781900 gene encoding transcription termination factor MTERF5, chloroplastic isoform X1 codes for MKTFSSIQPPHHFRCTRFFSNTTTRAQLPFPAKVFFCQAKSDLHGGVFYSGIDGSLNLKVVSPTLLVAEKEEAKAVLTLFLKKQGLSNAIAARTSKKSDHFIDHLVSRLHSKHKSWYLAGRELTTLEIRDALIPYLESLFEEHGDILVDVVENYPNPPGKDKSAVLVPPSNPVLDSKKLKAVSRVSETDPDGGNLRPHIVYLMELGMDIEQIRSITRRFPSFAYYSLEGKIKPVVEFFLELGVPKENIPTILTKRPQLCGISLSENLKPTMKFFESLGVDKNQWPKVIYRFPALLTYSRPKVMESIDFLLELGLSEEGIGKILTRCPNIVSYSVEDNLRPTAKYFRSLGVDVGILLFRCPQNFGLSIETNLKPVTEFFLERGYTLEEIGTMISRYGALYTFSLTENLIPKWDFFLTTGYPKSELVKFPQYFGYNLEERIKPRFEIMTKSGVKLLLNQVLSLSSSNFDEALKKKMKKMQVS; via the exons ATGAAGACTTTCTCCTCAATTCAGCCACCCCACCATTTTCGTTGCACAAGATTTTTCTCAAACACTACCACAAG GGCTCAACTTCCCTTTCCTGCAAAGGTCTTCTTTTGCCAGGCAAAATCTG ACCTTCATGGTGGTGTTTTTTACTCAGGCATAGATGGATCGTTGAATTTAAAAGTGGTGTCTCCCACTCTATTAGTAGCAGAAAAGGAAGAAGCCAAGGCTGTGTTGACCTTGTTTTTGAAGAAACAAGGTTTGAGCAATGCAATTGCTGCTAGAACCAGCAAGAAGTCAGATCATTTTATTGATCACCTTGTCTCAAGGCTTCACTCTAAACACAAATCTTGGTATCTCGCAG GGAGAGAGCTTACAACTCTAGAGATCAGGGATGCACTTATCCCTTATCTTGAATCTCTTTTTGAAGAGCATGGAGACATCCTAGTGGATGTAGTGGAAAACTATCCAAATCCTCCTGGTAAGGATAAATCGGCTGTGCTGGTTCCTCCTTCTAATCCAGTGTTAGACTCTAAGAAGCTTAAAGCTGTGTCTCGAGTGAGTGAGACAGACCCCGATGGTGGAAATCTTCGCCCTCATATTGTCTATCTCATGGAACTTGGTATGGATATTGAGCAGATTAGGAGTATCACACGACGATTCCCATCTTTTGCCTACTATAGCTTGGAGGGTAAAATTAAGCCAGTGGTTGAGTTTTTTCTTGAACTTGGAGTGCCAAAAGAGAACATTCCCACTATCCTCACTAAAAGACCTCAATTATGTGGAATCAGTCTATCTGAAAATCTTAAACCCACCATGAAGTTTTTCGAATCTTTGGGTGTTGACAAAAACCAATGGCCAAAGGTGATCTATCGCTTCCCAGCACTGCTAACTTATAGCAGGCCAAAAGTGATGGAAAGCATAGATTTTCTCCTTGAATTAGGCCTCTCAGAAGAGGGTATAGGTAAGATTTTAACTCGCTGCCCCAATATTGTTAGTTACAGTGTAGAGGACAATCTCCGACCCACAGCTAAGTACTTCCGTTCTTTGGGGGTTGATGTTGGCATTCTTCTCTTCAGATGCCCACAGAATTTTGGTCTTAGCATTGAGACCAACCTAAAGCCTGTAACAGAATTTTTCTTGGAGAGGGGATACACTTTGGAAGAAATTGGGACCATGATTTCAAGATATGGAGCCTTGTATACATTCAGCTTGACTGAAAATTTGATACCAAAATGGGATTTCTTCTTGACCACAGGTTACCCAAAATCTGAGTTGGTTAAGTTCCCACAATATTTTGGGTACAATTTAGAGGAAAGGATTAAACCTAGATTTGAAATTATGACAAAATCTGGAGTGAAGTTACTGCTGAACCAGGTTCTTTCACTGTCAAGCAGCAACTTTGATGAagccttgaaaaagaaaatgaagaaaatgcaaGTGAGTTAG